The Cucurbita pepo subsp. pepo cultivar mu-cu-16 chromosome LG18, ASM280686v2, whole genome shotgun sequence nucleotide sequence ATGAAATCTTTCATTGAGCTTTACTGTCTTAGTTGCCAAACGAATCCTTGAAACTTGGGTTATCTCATATGCATAAATGATTAAGCGGCTAATAAGTTTAAGAACACACCTTTTGGTGGATGTTGCAGAGTCTCTGATAAAATTCTCGACGTATCGACTTCCCTTAACGCACTGCAACTCACGTAAGCACATAATCTCTGACTAGATTTAAACCACGGAGCTTCCAAAACGATATTCTGAATTGCATTGTCTGAGAAACAAGTATAGAGCCCGATGAACTATCATTTTCAGCAGGGGCGAAATTAATCGATGAAAATAAGCGAGTAATTGGTACCTTCCTGTGATCTGAGGGAGGGGTCCATGGCTTTGAGGGCCTTGCGAACGCTGGATCGAATAACCCGTTTCTGCTCGAATAAGGCCTTCAATTGCTCTTCATTCTCTGGTTTGATACCCTCGTTACGCGCCATTTTCGGGGACCTAGATGAGCAACGCGATAATGGACGAAGTGCTGGTTGGAAAGCTGTGGGTGGGAGACGATTGAACAGTGAACTAGCTGCAATGGGTAGTAGTTTATAGTTTCGGACCATCGGGGATTCGGAAATTGCCCGCCTTCTGGCTTTTGGGCTCCGACCCACGTGCACTCCGGCTGGACTTCGCGGGTTCGTCAATCTAGAAGCAGTGGCCGAATTTTGAAGTCCATGTACTGGAAAATTTGTCTTGTTTCCTTGGAGAAGCTGAGATTTAatcatcaaaaacaaaatgctCCAGTTTCAAACAAGAACGAATTGCTTCTACTTGCCACAATTTGGACTCCTTCAAATCACAGGGATGTTGTGCAAGGTTAATATTGTGCTGAATAAGTAACATTCAAGGGCACCCAACATTCGACaacatcaacatcatcaaaaaGTTCACTATGAGTTCCACGAATTCTTTCTTAATTTGAGtgtatataaaataatgaagCAGGAGCGCCAAATCTATAGACCTTCAACTGATCACCCTAAAAGACACAAGATTGTGTATATCACAACAACGTATATTTAGTCATGCCAATATGACCTCACTAATATTTTTTCCGACCTTTGGACAATATGTTTCTAATCTATTCGACACGTGATATTTGGATATAATTGGTATGGGCATATCTATATTCTCTTATTTTACCACATCAAAGACAATTGCTtccattattaataaaaaaacacaccAAATTTATCTTTAAGTGCTTGTAAGTGGGACGGATATATAAGAACCAATAGTAAATACTGGAGCATA carries:
- the LOC111780278 gene encoding 5-formyltetrahydrofolate cyclo-ligase, mitochondrial-like isoform X1 is translated as MIKSQLLQGNKTNFPVHGLQNSATASRLTNPRSPAGVHVGRSPKARRRAISESPMVRNYKLLPIAASSLFNRLPPTAFQPALRPLSRCSSRSPKMARNEGIKPENEEQLKALFEQKRVIRSSVRKALKAMDPSLRSQEDNAIQNIVLEAPWFKSSQRLCAYVSCSALREVDTSRILSETLQHPPKDGYSKKIYVPRVEDKNSHMRMFNISRMDDLIANSMNILEPAPVDGDGNEREDGNFMLTKDPIDLFLLPGLAFDKSGRRLGRGGGYYDTFLKNYQELAKVRNWKQPLLVALSYSVQIMDEGLIPLTLNDVLVDVLVSPSGVIPISSAGLDKMKV
- the LOC111780278 gene encoding 5-formyltetrahydrofolate cyclo-ligase, mitochondrial-like isoform X2, producing the protein MIKSQLLQGNKTNFPVHGLQNSATASRLTNPRSPAGVHVGRSPKARRRAISESPMVRNYKLLPIAASSLFNRLPPTAFQPALRPLSRCSSRSPKMARNEGIKPENEEQLKALFEQKRVIRSSVRKALKAMDPSLRSQEDNAIQNIVLEAPWFKSSQRLCAYVSCSALREVDTSRILSETLQHPPKDGYSKKIYVPRVEDKNSHMRMFNISRMDDLIANSMNILEPAPVDGDGNEREDVMLTKDPIDLFLLPGLAFDKSGRRLGRGGGYYDTFLKNYQELAKVRNWKQPLLVALSYSVQIMDEGLIPLTLNDVLVDVLVSPSGVIPISSAGLDKMKV